One window of Leucoraja erinacea ecotype New England chromosome 14, Leri_hhj_1, whole genome shotgun sequence genomic DNA carries:
- the b3gnt5a gene encoding lactosylceramide 1,3-N-acetyl-beta-D-glucosaminyltransferase A, whose translation MTTLYRRRKRQFLQLVITCFSCCFILVYWEQLDANIISHLKSYSYRYLINRYSFLNDSMTLDKETAASLHSYRYLITHENKCKNEDVLLLLFVKSSPENRLRRDAIRQTWGNEQYINSELKVTIKVIFVLGVHKDQSQRDIVQHKLFLEDQQHSDLIQQDFNDDFHNLTLKLIFQFTWANTYCQNAKFVMSSDDDVFVHTPNLANYLRQLDKETSNFWIGRVHRGAPPVRSKESKYYVPYEMYQWPAYPDYTAGAAYVVSQDVAVKVYEALMTLNSSLYIDDVFMGICAKKMGVPPQRHVYFAGEGKAPYHPCIYNQMMTSHGHVEDIHHLWREATHAKVTSLTSGFWGQLYCRLIKVFLLCKPYYVDTYPCVAAFS comes from the coding sequence ATGACTACTTTGTACAGAAGAAGAAAACGTCAGTTTCTCCAGTTAGTTATCACTTGTTTTTCCTGCTGCTTTATCCTTGTATATTGGGAGCAACTGGATGCAAATATCATCAGTCATTTGAAGTCTTATTCCTACAGATATCTCATCAATAGGTACAGTTTTTTAAATGACAGCATGACTCTGGACAAGGAGACGGCAGCGAGCCTCCACAGTTACCGGTACCTGATCACCCATGAAAACAAATGCAAAAATGAAGATGTATTGCTCCTTTTGTTTGTGAAAAGCTCTCCTGAAAACCGTCTTCGGAGGGATGCAATTCGTCAGACTTGGGGCAATGAACAATATATAAATTCAGAGTTAAAGGTCACCATTAAGGTCATTTTTGTTTTGGGAGTACATAAAGATCAATCGCAAAGAGACATTGTACAGCACAAGTTATTTCTAGAAGATCAACAACATTCTGACCTTATCCAACAGGATTTCAATGATGATTTTCACAATCTTACACTGAAACTAATCTTCCAGTTCACGTGGGCAAATACTTACTGCCAAAATGCTAAATTTGTCATGTCCTCTGATGATGATGTTTTTGTACATACTCCAAACCTTGCAAACTATTTGCGACAGCTAGATAAAGAAACAAGTAATTTCTGGATAGGTCGAGTGCACAGGGGTGCACCCCCTGTAAGAAGCAAAGAAAGCAAATACTATGTTCCATATGAAATGTATCAATGGCCTGCTTATCCAGATTATACAGCAGGTGCTGCATATGTTGTGTCCCAAGATGTTGCAGTGAAAGTATACGAGGCCTTAATGACCCTAAACAGCAGCCTCTATATAGATGATGTTTTTATGGGCATTTGTGCCAAAAAGATGGGTGTTCCACCGCAACGCCATGTATATTTTGCTGGTGAAGGAAAAGCTCCATATCATCCATGTATTTATAACCAAATGATGACCTCTCATGGACATGTAGAAGATATCCACCATTTGTGGAGGGAGGCCACACATGCAAAAGTGACTTCTCTCACCTCTGGATTCTGGGGACAACTGTACTGTCGACTGATCAAAGTGTTCCTTCTCTGCAAACCATACTATGTAGACACATATCCTTGTGTTGCTGCATTTTCCTAG